In the genome of Manis javanica isolate MJ-LG chromosome 17, MJ_LKY, whole genome shotgun sequence, one region contains:
- the GSK3A gene encoding glycogen synthase kinase-3 alpha isoform X1 translates to MSGGGPSGGGPGGSGRARTSSFAEPGGGGGGGGGGPGGSASGPGGSGGGKASVGAMGGGVGASSSGGGPSGSGGGGGSGGPGAGTSFPPPGVKLGRDSGKVTTVVATLGQGPERSQEVAYTDIKVIGNGSFGVVYQARLAETRELVAIKKVLQDKRFKNRELQIMRKLDHCNIVRLRYFFYSSGEKKDELYLNLVLEYVPETVYRVARHFTKAKLTIPIIYVKVYMYQLFRSLAYIHSQGVCHRDIKPQNLLVDPDTAVLKLCDFGSAKQLVRGEPNVSYICSRYYRAPELIFGATDYTSSIDVWSAGCVLAELLLGQPIFPGDSGVDQLVEIIKVLGTPTREQIREMNPNYTEFKFPQIKAHPWTKVFKSRTPPEAIALCSSLLEYTPSSRLSPLEACAHSFFDELRSHGTQLPNNRPLPPLFNFSPGELSIQPSLNGILIPLHLRSPAGTAALTPSSQALSEAQTGPDWQSTDATTPLTNSS, encoded by the exons ATGAGCGGCGGCGGGCCTTCGGGGGGCGGCCCTGGGGGCTCGGGCCGGGCGCGGACCAGCTCGTTCGCTGAaccaggcggcggcggcggcggcggcggtggcggcccCGGCGGCTCGGCCTCCGGTCCGGGTGGCAGCGGCGGCGGGAAAGCATCAGTCGGAGCCATGGGTGGGGGCGTGGGGGCCTCGAGCTCTGGGGGTGGCCCCAGCGGCAGCGGCGGTGGAGGAGGCAGCGGCGGCCCCGGAGCGGGCACCAGCTTCCCGCCGCCGGGAGTGAAGCTGGGCC GTGACAGCGGGAAGGTGACCACAGTGGTAGCCACTCTAGGCCAAGGTCCAGAGCGCTCCCAGGAAGTGGCTTACACAGACATCAAAGTGATTGGCAATGGCTCATTTGGGGTCGTGTACCAGGCACGACTGGCAGAAACCAGGGAATTGGTGGCCATCAAGAAGGTTCTTCAGGACAAGAGGTTCAAG AACCGAGAGCTACAGATCATGCGTAAGCTGGACCACTGCAATATCGTGAGGCTGAGATACTTTTTCTATTCCAGTGGGGAGAAG AAAGACGAGCTTTACCTAAATCTGGTGCTGGAATATGTGCCTGAGACAGTGTACCGGGTGGCCCGCCATTTCACCAAGGCCAAATTGACCATCCCTATCATCTATGTCAAG GTGTACATGTACCAGCTCTTCCGGAGCTTGGCCTACATCCACTCCCAGGGTGTGTGCCACCGTGACATCAAGCCCCAGAACCTGCTGGTGGACCCTGACACAGCTGTCCTCAAGCTCTGTGATTTTGGCAG CGCAAAGCAGTTGGTCCGGGGAGAGCCCAATGTCTCCTACATCTGTTCCCGCTACTACCGGGCCCCAGAGCTCATCTTTGGAGCCACTGATTACACCTCATCCATAG ATGTGTGGTCGGCTGGATGCGTACTGGCCGAGCTCCTGCTGGGCCAGCCCATCTTCCCTGGGGACAGTGGGGTGGACCAGCTGGTGGAGATCATCAAG GTGCTGGGAACACCAACCCGGGAACAGATCCGAGAGATGAACCCCAACTACACAGAGTTCAAGTTCCCCCAGATTAAAGCTCATCCCTGGACAAAG gTGTTCAAATCTCGAACGCCGCCGGAGGCCATCGCGCTCTGCTCCAGCCTGCTGGAGTACACTCCGTCCTCGAGGCTGTCCCCGCTGGAGGCCTGCGCCCACAGCTTCTTCGATGAACTGCGAAGTCACGGAACCCAGCTCCCCAACAACCGCCCACTCCCCCCACTCTTCAATTTCAGTCCTGGTG AACTCTCCATCCAACCGTCTCTCAACGGCATTCTCATCCCCCTTCACTTGAGGTCCCCGGCGGGCACTGCGGCTCTCACTCCATCCTCACAAG CTTTAAGTGAGGCTCAGACCGGCCCAGACTGGCAGTCGACTGATGCCACAACTCCCCTCACTAACTCTTCCTGA
- the GSK3A gene encoding glycogen synthase kinase-3 alpha isoform X2, with product MSGGGPSGGGPGGSGRARTSSFAEPGGGGGGGGGGPGGSASGPGGSGGGKASVGAMGGGVGASSSGGGPSGSGGGGGSGGPGAGTSFPPPGVKLGRDSGKVTTVVATLGQGPERSQEVAYTDIKVIGNGSFGVVYQARLAETRELVAIKKVLQDKRFKNRELQIMRKLDHCNIVRLRYFFYSSGEKVYMYQLFRSLAYIHSQGVCHRDIKPQNLLVDPDTAVLKLCDFGSAKQLVRGEPNVSYICSRYYRAPELIFGATDYTSSIDVWSAGCVLAELLLGQPIFPGDSGVDQLVEIIKVLGTPTREQIREMNPNYTEFKFPQIKAHPWTKVFKSRTPPEAIALCSSLLEYTPSSRLSPLEACAHSFFDELRSHGTQLPNNRPLPPLFNFSPGELSIQPSLNGILIPLHLRSPAGTAALTPSSQALSEAQTGPDWQSTDATTPLTNSS from the exons ATGAGCGGCGGCGGGCCTTCGGGGGGCGGCCCTGGGGGCTCGGGCCGGGCGCGGACCAGCTCGTTCGCTGAaccaggcggcggcggcggcggcggcggtggcggcccCGGCGGCTCGGCCTCCGGTCCGGGTGGCAGCGGCGGCGGGAAAGCATCAGTCGGAGCCATGGGTGGGGGCGTGGGGGCCTCGAGCTCTGGGGGTGGCCCCAGCGGCAGCGGCGGTGGAGGAGGCAGCGGCGGCCCCGGAGCGGGCACCAGCTTCCCGCCGCCGGGAGTGAAGCTGGGCC GTGACAGCGGGAAGGTGACCACAGTGGTAGCCACTCTAGGCCAAGGTCCAGAGCGCTCCCAGGAAGTGGCTTACACAGACATCAAAGTGATTGGCAATGGCTCATTTGGGGTCGTGTACCAGGCACGACTGGCAGAAACCAGGGAATTGGTGGCCATCAAGAAGGTTCTTCAGGACAAGAGGTTCAAG AACCGAGAGCTACAGATCATGCGTAAGCTGGACCACTGCAATATCGTGAGGCTGAGATACTTTTTCTATTCCAGTGGGGAGAAG GTGTACATGTACCAGCTCTTCCGGAGCTTGGCCTACATCCACTCCCAGGGTGTGTGCCACCGTGACATCAAGCCCCAGAACCTGCTGGTGGACCCTGACACAGCTGTCCTCAAGCTCTGTGATTTTGGCAG CGCAAAGCAGTTGGTCCGGGGAGAGCCCAATGTCTCCTACATCTGTTCCCGCTACTACCGGGCCCCAGAGCTCATCTTTGGAGCCACTGATTACACCTCATCCATAG ATGTGTGGTCGGCTGGATGCGTACTGGCCGAGCTCCTGCTGGGCCAGCCCATCTTCCCTGGGGACAGTGGGGTGGACCAGCTGGTGGAGATCATCAAG GTGCTGGGAACACCAACCCGGGAACAGATCCGAGAGATGAACCCCAACTACACAGAGTTCAAGTTCCCCCAGATTAAAGCTCATCCCTGGACAAAG gTGTTCAAATCTCGAACGCCGCCGGAGGCCATCGCGCTCTGCTCCAGCCTGCTGGAGTACACTCCGTCCTCGAGGCTGTCCCCGCTGGAGGCCTGCGCCCACAGCTTCTTCGATGAACTGCGAAGTCACGGAACCCAGCTCCCCAACAACCGCCCACTCCCCCCACTCTTCAATTTCAGTCCTGGTG AACTCTCCATCCAACCGTCTCTCAACGGCATTCTCATCCCCCTTCACTTGAGGTCCCCGGCGGGCACTGCGGCTCTCACTCCATCCTCACAAG CTTTAAGTGAGGCTCAGACCGGCCCAGACTGGCAGTCGACTGATGCCACAACTCCCCTCACTAACTCTTCCTGA
- the ERF gene encoding ETS domain-containing transcription factor ERF isoform X1, whose translation MKTPADTGFAFPDWAYKPESSPGSRQIQLWHFILELLRKEEYQGVIAWQGDYGEFVIKDPDEVARLWGVRKCKPQMNYDKLSRALRYYYNKRILHKTKGKRFTYKFNFNKLVLVNYPFIDVGLAGGAVPQSAPPVPSGGSHFRFPPSTPSEVLSPTEDPRSPPACSSSSSTLFSAVVARRLGRGSVSDCSDGTSELEEPLGEDPRARPPGPPELGAFRGPPLARLPHDPGVFRVYPRPRGGPEPLSPFPVSPLAGPGSLLPPQLSPALPMTPTHLAYTPSPTLSPMYPGGGGGPSGSGGGSHFSFSPEDMKRYLQAHTQSVYNYHLSPRAFLHYPGLVVPQPQRPDKCPLPPMAPETPPVPSSSSSSSSSSSSPFKFKLQPPPLGRRQRAAGEKAPAGADKSGGIGTGGGGSAGGLAEGAGALTPLPPQIKVEPISEGESEEVEVTDISDEDEEDGEVFKTPRAPPAPPKPEPGEAPGAGQCMPLKLRFKRRWSEDCRLEGGGGPTGGLEDEGEDKKVRGEGPGEARGPLTPRRVSSDLQHATAQLSLEHRDS comes from the exons ATGAAGACCCCGGCGGAcacag GGTTTGCCTTCCCGGATTGGGCCTACAAGCCGGAGTCGTCCCCTGGCTCCCGGCAGATCCAGCTGTGGCACTTTATCCTGGAGCTGCTTCGGAAGGAGGAGTACCAGGGTGTCATCGCCTGGCAGGGGGACTACGGGGAATTTGTCATCAAGGACCCCGACGAGGTGGCTCGGCTCTGGGGTGTCCGCAAGTGCAAGCCCCAGATGAATTATGACAAGCTGAGCCGGGCCCTGCG CTATTATTACAACAAACGCATTCTGCACAAGACCAAGGGGAAAAGGTTCACCTACAAGTTCAACTTTAACAAACTGGTGCTGGTTAATTACCCTTTCATCGATGTGGGGTTGGCTG GGGGTGCGGTACCCCAGAGCGCCCCACCAGTGCCGTCAGGTGGCAGCCACTTCCGCTTCCCTCCTTCAACGCCCTCCGAGGTGCTGTCCCCCACCGAGGACCCCCGCTCACCACCGGCCTGCTCGTCGTCCTCATCCACCCTCTTCTCAGCTGTGGTGGCCCGACGCCTGGGCCGAGGCTCCGTCAGTGACTGTAGCGACGGCACGTCAGAGCTGGAGGAGCCGCTGGGAGAGGACCCTCGGGCCCGACCACCAGGCCCTCCAGAGCTGGGAGCCTTCAGAGGGCCCCCACTGGCCCGCCTGCCCCACGACCCTGGTGTCTTCCGTGTCTACCCCCGGCCCCGGGGTGGCCCTGAGCCCCTCAGCCCCTTCCCTGTGTCACCTCTGGCCGGTCCTGGCTCCCTGCTACCCCCTCAGCTCTCCCCAGCGCTGCCCATGACCCCCACCCACCTGGCCTACACCCCCTCACCGACACTGAGCCCTATGTATCCTGGTGGCGGTGGGGGCCCCAGTGGCTCAGGGGGAGGCTCCCACTTCTCCTTCAGCCCTGAGGACATGAAACGGTACCTGCAGGCCCACACCCAAAGTGTCTACAACTACCACCTCAGCCCCCGCGCCTTCCTGCACTACCCTGGGCTGGTGGTGCCCCAGCCCCAGCGCCCTGACAAGTGCCCGCTGCCACCCATGGCACCTGAGACCCCACCGGTCCCCTCCTcgtcctcgtcctcctcctcctcctcttcctccccattCAAGTTTAAGCTGCAGCCACCCCCTCTGGGACGCCGGCAGCGGGCAGCTGGAGAGAAGGCTCCGGCGGGTGCTGACAAGAGCGGTGGCATTGGCACTGGTGGAGGTGGCAGCGCAGGCGGGCTGGCTGAGGGTGCAGGGGCACTGACCCCACTGCCACCCCAGATCAAGGTGGAGCCTATCTCGGAAGGCGAGTCGGAGGAAGTGGAGGTGACTGACATCAGTGATGAGGATGAGGAAGATGGGGAGGTGTTCAAGACTCCTCGTGCCCCACCTGCACCCCCCAAGCCTGAGCCTGGAGAGGCACCCGGGGCAGGGCAATGCATGCCCCTCAAGCTGCGCTTTAAACGGCGCTGGAGTGAAGACTGTCGCCTGGAGGGGGGTGGGGGCCCCACTGGGGGCCTTGAGGATGAGGGTGAGGACAAGAAGGTGcgtggggaggggcctggggaggccaGGGGGCCCCTCACCCCAAGGCGGGTGAGCTCCGACCTCCAGCATGCTACAGCCCAGCTCTCTCTGGAGCATCGAGATTCCTGA
- the ERF gene encoding ETS domain-containing transcription factor ERF isoform X2 — protein sequence MNYDKLSRALRYYYNKRILHKTKGKRFTYKFNFNKLVLVNYPFIDVGLAGGAVPQSAPPVPSGGSHFRFPPSTPSEVLSPTEDPRSPPACSSSSSTLFSAVVARRLGRGSVSDCSDGTSELEEPLGEDPRARPPGPPELGAFRGPPLARLPHDPGVFRVYPRPRGGPEPLSPFPVSPLAGPGSLLPPQLSPALPMTPTHLAYTPSPTLSPMYPGGGGGPSGSGGGSHFSFSPEDMKRYLQAHTQSVYNYHLSPRAFLHYPGLVVPQPQRPDKCPLPPMAPETPPVPSSSSSSSSSSSSPFKFKLQPPPLGRRQRAAGEKAPAGADKSGGIGTGGGGSAGGLAEGAGALTPLPPQIKVEPISEGESEEVEVTDISDEDEEDGEVFKTPRAPPAPPKPEPGEAPGAGQCMPLKLRFKRRWSEDCRLEGGGGPTGGLEDEGEDKKVRGEGPGEARGPLTPRRVSSDLQHATAQLSLEHRDS from the exons ATGAATTATGACAAGCTGAGCCGGGCCCTGCG CTATTATTACAACAAACGCATTCTGCACAAGACCAAGGGGAAAAGGTTCACCTACAAGTTCAACTTTAACAAACTGGTGCTGGTTAATTACCCTTTCATCGATGTGGGGTTGGCTG GGGGTGCGGTACCCCAGAGCGCCCCACCAGTGCCGTCAGGTGGCAGCCACTTCCGCTTCCCTCCTTCAACGCCCTCCGAGGTGCTGTCCCCCACCGAGGACCCCCGCTCACCACCGGCCTGCTCGTCGTCCTCATCCACCCTCTTCTCAGCTGTGGTGGCCCGACGCCTGGGCCGAGGCTCCGTCAGTGACTGTAGCGACGGCACGTCAGAGCTGGAGGAGCCGCTGGGAGAGGACCCTCGGGCCCGACCACCAGGCCCTCCAGAGCTGGGAGCCTTCAGAGGGCCCCCACTGGCCCGCCTGCCCCACGACCCTGGTGTCTTCCGTGTCTACCCCCGGCCCCGGGGTGGCCCTGAGCCCCTCAGCCCCTTCCCTGTGTCACCTCTGGCCGGTCCTGGCTCCCTGCTACCCCCTCAGCTCTCCCCAGCGCTGCCCATGACCCCCACCCACCTGGCCTACACCCCCTCACCGACACTGAGCCCTATGTATCCTGGTGGCGGTGGGGGCCCCAGTGGCTCAGGGGGAGGCTCCCACTTCTCCTTCAGCCCTGAGGACATGAAACGGTACCTGCAGGCCCACACCCAAAGTGTCTACAACTACCACCTCAGCCCCCGCGCCTTCCTGCACTACCCTGGGCTGGTGGTGCCCCAGCCCCAGCGCCCTGACAAGTGCCCGCTGCCACCCATGGCACCTGAGACCCCACCGGTCCCCTCCTcgtcctcgtcctcctcctcctcctcttcctccccattCAAGTTTAAGCTGCAGCCACCCCCTCTGGGACGCCGGCAGCGGGCAGCTGGAGAGAAGGCTCCGGCGGGTGCTGACAAGAGCGGTGGCATTGGCACTGGTGGAGGTGGCAGCGCAGGCGGGCTGGCTGAGGGTGCAGGGGCACTGACCCCACTGCCACCCCAGATCAAGGTGGAGCCTATCTCGGAAGGCGAGTCGGAGGAAGTGGAGGTGACTGACATCAGTGATGAGGATGAGGAAGATGGGGAGGTGTTCAAGACTCCTCGTGCCCCACCTGCACCCCCCAAGCCTGAGCCTGGAGAGGCACCCGGGGCAGGGCAATGCATGCCCCTCAAGCTGCGCTTTAAACGGCGCTGGAGTGAAGACTGTCGCCTGGAGGGGGGTGGGGGCCCCACTGGGGGCCTTGAGGATGAGGGTGAGGACAAGAAGGTGcgtggggaggggcctggggaggccaGGGGGCCCCTCACCCCAAGGCGGGTGAGCTCCGACCTCCAGCATGCTACAGCCCAGCTCTCTCTGGAGCATCGAGATTCCTGA